TTGCCCGCGAGATAGTAGGTGTCATGAGGCGCTACAAGAACAGCCACGGCCTGGCTTTGAACGCCAAGCTCAAGCACGTGGTCATCTACGCCACCGACAGCCACGACATGCTGAAGGCCATCGAGAGGGACATCGCGGGAACGATGAACATCGAGAGGCTGGAGATAATCAGAGGCGAGCCAGAGCTGGAGGAGCGCATCGTCGAGATAAAGCCCAACTTCAGGACCGTCGGGCCGAAGTACGGCAAGCTCGTGCCGAAGATAACCGCCTACCTCAAGGAGAACGCGGAGGAGGTTGCCAAGGCACTCAAAGAGACTGGAAAGGTCGAGTTCGAGGTTGAGGGCCAGAAGGTCGAGCTGGACAAGGACGACGTAGTGCTCAGGAAGGCGGTCTTCAGCGAGGGCGAAGAGGTAGAGACGGCCGTCGTTGGGGACGCTGTTGTGGTGTTCTTCTGAGCCTTTTCTTTTCCCCTATTGCCCTCAGATGGAATTGAAAAAAGAAGATTTAACAGTTGTAGCACAGCATCGCCGCTTTTTTGAGCAGGATCACGCGGTAGAGCCTTCCGTTTATTATCCTCGCGTTGGATATCTTGTTGAGGTGGTGTATCCTCTTCCGCTCGAGCGCTATCAGGTCTAGCTCCCTCAGAACCTTCACGAAGTCCTCCCAGCGGATTTTGAGCCACTTGGAGTACTCATCAAAGAGCTCCTTCTCAACGACCCTGTAGACCCTTCCGTCCACCATGTAGCGGGTGGCCCTCTTCGGAAGTTCTTTCCTCAGGCGCCAGCGGGCATGGAGGGGCTCCTGGAGCTCGTAAACTGCCTCGTCCATGGACTTTCCTTCCACCATCATCTTGAGGATTATGCCGAGAATGCGGTTTATCCTGTCGGGGACTCCAACGACGTCGCCCCTTAGGACTATCTTCCTCCTGCGGACCTTTACCCCTGCCCTTTCAAGCTCCTCGCCGATTTTGGGGGTGGTCTTCTTTTTGTTTCCACCTGTATCAACGATTCCCCCGATTATGAAGGCCTTGACGCCGAAATCCTTCTCACTCAAAACCTCCTCAGCCCACGGATCTAGGAGAACAACCTCGTCTATGCCGTTCTCCCTCAAAAACTCCGATGTTGGACCATCGTAGGTCGTTATCCTGTCGAGAGGGCCGTGAAACATTGATTTAAACTCATCGTTGGCCCAGGTGACGGCCAGCTCTCTCCCGGTGAAGTAGTCCCTCAGCAGGCCGTAACTCTGGCTCACTTGGAGGCATATCTTGCCCTTCTCCTTCTGGGTGTGCCTGTCCCAGTGGTAGAGGTCAATGACGAAGTACGGCCACTCGGGCAATTTTGAGCGGAGCTCATCTGGTGAGAGAACCATCTCGAACTTGTCCACCATGCAGAGGGGAGCGTAGGCGTAGTGAGAACCTTCAACGCGGTTGCCGTTCAGGTCCCACGCAACGGCGGTCTTCTCCGGAACCCGGAAGATGGCTCCCTTCCCGTTGATTATCTCCACCGCGATGTCCTGGAGCTTGTTCCGTGACTTCCTGAAGCGCTTCGAGAGGACGCCTATGCTTTCGATTCCCTTCTCTTTCAATGCCTCCCTGAGAACGTCGGCGAGCGTTTTCATTGCCATCGGTTGGGGCTCGGGCGGGGGTTTAAAAAGTTTGCCTGTTATTTCGGGACGAAAGATTTTTAAACGCTCCCCCTTCCCTAATATCGAGCCCCGGTGGTGTAGCCCGGTCAAACATGCGGGCCTTTCGAGCCCGCGCCCCGGGTTCAAATCCCGGCCGGGGCACCATAAGAAACTTTTGCCAAGCAAAAGTTTCATCAAAGTTTGTGGCTCTGTTCTATAAACCATCAAGCCAAGTGTTTTTCATACGCAATTGCCGTTCTGCAACGAAAATACCCTTCAACGCGACTTTAGTAGGGGTTTCTCTTCTTCAACACCCTCCGGGTGTTTTTCAAATCAAACTCCCGAAAAAGCATTCCTGAAGCGATTCTCCCAGCCAAATGGTGGAGGTCATAAAAAACACAGTTTACCCACCGTTTTCAAGGAGCAACAAACTTTTCATTCGGTCATCTCTACGGTTGGTGACGGAAAGTTTTTGAAGTTTACATTGTGCCCATAATAGAATCCGCATGGTGAACCCGATGCTCGCCGTTAGAGTCCCCAAGTGCGAGGCCGAAAAGACCCGGAGAAAACTAGTCGAGCTTGGCGTCCTGGCTAAAGGATACGCCGTCAAGCGGGAGGGGGAGTTCATACTCTTCCCCGTCACGGAGCCAGTGGAGGGCTTCGAGCTCGTCGAAGCTGAATTCAAGAAGCTTGAGAGAAGACCCCACAGCTACCGTGAGGTCGTTGAGGTTCCCGAGGGAATTAAACCGCTTCTCCCGAGTTCCTTTGACATAATCGGGGATATAGCGATAATCGAGCTCCCTGAGGAGCTGATGGAGTACGGCAGGGCAATCGGCGAGGCTATTCTCAAAGTCCACAGGCACATAAAGGCAGTCTTTGCCAAGGGGAGCAAAGTTGAGGGAGAATACCGCGTGAGGGAGCTTATTCATCTTGCCGGCGAGAACAGAACTGAGACACTCCACCGCGAGAACGGAATAAGGCTCAGGCTCGACGTGGCTAAAGTCTACTTCTCCCCGCGCCTCGCCACCGAGAGAATGAGGGTCTTTGAGACGGCTCAACCGGGGGAGGTTGTCTTTGACATGTTCGCCGGAGTCGGGCCGTACGCGGTACTTCTGGCTAAAAAGGCGAAGCTCGTCTTCGCCGTTGATTTGAACCCCTGGGCGATAAAGTACCTTGAAGAGAACGTACGGCTGAATAAAGCCCGAAACGTCGTTCCGATCCTCGGCGATGTGAGGAAGGTCGCGGGCAAAGTCACGGCGGACAGGGTTATAATGAACCTGCCCAAGTTCGCCGACCGCTTTCTGAGGGAGGCGATGCTGAGCGTTAAAGACGGTGGGGTAATCCACTACTACGGCTTTGGGCCAGAGGAGGACCTATACTCGGAGCATGAAGCGAAGATTAAAGCTGTTGCGCGGGAGCTCGGCTTCAAGGTGGAGTTCCTCGACGAGAGAAGAGTCCGTCCCTACGCGCCGAGACAGTTCAACATAGCGATTGACTTCAGGGTTTTGAAGTGATGTTTTGTGTGGAGAACAAGATTTTTAAAAGAAATGTTTTATACATAAAACATGATTGAGCGTGAAACGTGGGAAGAGGTCATAGCGGATTACCTTGAGCTCAGGGTTAAGTACGTTCCCAGGCAAATCGAAGTCAAACTCCCCAAAACTAGAGCTCTCGCCATCGTTGGGCCCCGAAGAGCTGGAAAGACGTACTTCCTGTTCCAGCTATGGGACGAGCTCGACGGGGAGAGAAGGAGAAGCCTCTACATCAACTTCGAGGATCCGAGGCTCGTCGGGGCAACTTCAAACGATCTCATGGAGATGCTGAGGGTTTACTACTCCCTCACCAGTGTTCCAGAGGGTGAAAAGCTCATTTTCCTTCTCGATGAGGTCCAGGCCGTTGATGGCTGGGAACGCTTCGTCCGCTACCTTCTCGACAGAGGACATAGAGTTATCTTGACGGGCTCTTCCTCAAAGCTCCTCTCGAAGGAGATAGCGACCGTTCTGCGGGGCAGGGCAATAACGCTCCATCTTTACCCGTTCTCCTTAAGAGAGCTCACCGGGCTCAATTTCGGTGGGAAGCTCCCGACCCTGGAAGTTCGGGGGAAAACCCTCGGCGTTTTGAGGGAGTGCCTTGAGTGGGGGACTTACCCGGAGGTGGTTTTACAGCCCGAATTGAGAAGGGAAATCCTCCGGGAGATTCTCGACGTTACGATTTACCGGGACGTCGTGGAGCGCTGGCGCGTTGACAACCTTAAAGCCCTCCGCTTCCTTTTCAAACTCCTCGCGAGGTCGAGCCACACCTCGGTGACAAAGCTTCACTCCACGATGAAGAGCCTTGGACTTGCTGTGGGAAAGCCAACGCTGGCGAACTACATCGAGTACCTCAACGATGCCTTAGTTCTCTTCCCGCTCAGAGCCTACGTTAAATCCGAGAAGAAGAGGGAACTGCTCGGTTTCAAGCCGTACTTCGTGGACAACGGCCTGCTCGGCGTTCTGGGGGTTAAGGACAGGGGAAGACTCCTGGAGAACCTGGTTTTCACGGAGCTCTTGAAGGGAGGCCTTGAACCAGACGAGGACCTGTTCTTCTACGTCACGAAATCGGGACATGAGGTTGACTTTGTGATCCCTGACGAGGAACTGATTCAGGTAACGTGGAAGCTTTCCCCTGATAACGAGACGAGGGAGCTTTCACCCATAATCGAGGCGTCGTCCGAGACGGGAATCGAACGGCTAACGGTGGTCACCTGGGAGAGGGGAAGAAGGATCAAAATCGGTGGAAAAACCGTTCGCGTCGTCGCCCTTGAAGAATGGGTGAAAGAAAGGGAAAAGTAGTTACTTCCCCGCTATCTTTACGTTCTCGAACTTTATGAAGGGCGTTATCATCGTGTTCATGAAGGGCATGACCGTCTGCTCCTTTGAGACTTCGCTGGCCTGCTTGAGAAGCTCGTAGACGTTTCCAGCGATGAGGAACACGCTTGAGCCAACTACTTCGCCGTCCTCGATGAGGAATGCTGGATTTGCGGTAACTGCAAAGTTTCCGTTGTCGGGGTTGCTTGAATGGGCACCCTGGAAGCCGTCCACGAAGTAGCCGCGCTCGATTTCGGCTATCATGTCCTCCAGCGAGCGCCTGCCCCTCTCTATGACAACGTTGTGGAAGCCGATGTTTATGCCGCCGCTCCTCAGGTCGCGCTTCCCGTTCCCTGTGCTCTCGGTGCCGTAGACCTTCGCCCAGTAGTTGTCCCAGACGAAGCCCCTGAAGGTTCCTTCCTCGATGAGGACGTTCTTCCTCGTCGGAACGCCCTCGCCGTCCGCTATGGTCTGTTCGATGGCCAGCTCGTGGAACGGATCGTCGTAGAGCGTTATGACGTCGCTCGCTATCCTCTCCCCGACCTTTCCCGCTAAGGGGGTGGTCTCCTTAACGAGCCTCTCACCGCTGAAGGCCGGCAGGAGGGCGTAGCTGAAGAGCCCAGCAATCGCCCAGGGGCCGAGGATAACCGGCACTTCCTCGTTCCTGCTCGCCTTGACGCTGTAGGCCCAGCCGACCTTTCTGACGGCCCTCTCGACGACGCCCTCGACGTCGAGGTTTAAATCCCTCCTCGCGTCGAAGTCGAAGATTCCGGGCGTTACAACGTCGCCCTTCCTTCCGACGAGCTCGACGAAGAAGAACGCGGCACCGCCCTCCTGGAAGACGTCAATCCCGTGGGAATTGATGATATGCCTCTCCTCCCAGCTAACACCTCCTTCGCCGCCCGCAACGACGACGTGCTCGTCCTTCTCGCGGGCGAGCTTTATTGCTTTACCGAGCATCTCCACCAGCTTGTCCGGCGAGGCCTCCTTCAGCTCGTAGTTGGGCTTTGGCCCCTCCCTGTACTTCCCGGGCTCAGGTAGGGAAACCCACCTCTCATCGGGGCTGTTGAGCTTCGCCATCTTCGCGGCCTGCTCTATTGCCTCTTTAACCCTGCTCTCCTCGTCGCTGTCCACTATGGCCAGGCCGAGGCGCTTGTCCTTGATTCCGCGGATTATCGTTACCGCACCGCTCCTGGTTGAGGCCATCGAAATCTCGTTCAGCTCGACGTTCGCGCTGACATCACGGGAGCGGTAAAGGGCGATCTCAACCTCGTCGAAAAACTTCTCGGCGTAGCGTATGAGGTTCTCCATCTCCACCACCTCACCCGAGTAGTATTCCCCCGTCGAAGCGCATGTGCGGACCGCCCGAGCTTACAAAGGCCGTCTGTCCCTTGCCGCAGAAGCCGACCTCAAGACCGAAGTCCCTGCCGACGGCTGAAATCTTCTTGAGTGCTTCGATGGCAACGCCTGTAATGGAGGTGTCCCTTATCGGCTCCGCTATCTCGCCGTTCCTTATGACGTAGCCCTCCTGGATTCCGACCTGGAAGGCGCTGTTGAGCTGGGCCTGACCGCCACGGAAGTCAACCACGTAGTAGCCGAACTTTATGTCCTCGATGAGCTCCTCGAAGGAGTAATCACCGGGCTCGAAGACGGTGTTGCGCATCCTGATTATCGGTGGGTAGCGGTAGCTCTCGGCCCTCGCGTGACCGTTGGGCTCCATGCCCCACTTGTGGGCGTACTCGCGGTTGAGCATTATCTCCTTGAGAATTCCGTTCTCGATGATGTGAATGTCCCTGACCGGGACTCCCTCGTCGTCGTACCTGTCGTTTCCGAAGCCGCCCTCAACGTAGCGCTCGCTCATCGTGACGTATTCAGGGGCAATCTGCTTGCCTATGAGGTCCTTGAAGGGTGAGTTTATCGTTAAGTCCGCCTCCGCGAGGTGTCCCAAAGCCTCGTGGGCGATGATTCCAACGACGATTGGCCCAGCAACGATCGGCCACTCGCCGCGCTTCGGGGCCACTCCTTTCAGCTGGCTGTGCATCTTCCTGAGGAGCCTCTCGGTGACCTTCTCGTTCGGCTCTATCTCGGTCATGAGCTCCCAGCCGTAGTCAACGGCTCCGATGCTGTCCCTTGCCATCGCAAGCTTTCCGTCGGCCTTTCCGGTGACGTAGGTTCCCTGGTATAGGTAGTTGTAGTCCCACTCTATGCGCGTTCCCTCGTTAGTGAGGAGAATCTTCCTCCCTCCGCCGTCCTCGTAGCGAACCTGGACGCTCTTGACGGCGCTGTCTTCCTTGAGGAGCTTTTCCAGCTCCCTCAGGTGGGCAACTTTCTCCTCGATGTCCACTTCCCTCGGCTTGACCTTCATTTTGCTCTTCACGAAGTCTTGAGCTGGCTCAATCTCGGCCAGCTGGATTTTCTCCCTCTTCGTCTGGGCCGCGGCTTTGGCCAGCTTGTAGGCCTCTTCGATTTTCTTCTCAAGGTTGTCCAGCTCGCTGGTCGAGGCGAAGCCCCAGGCACCGTCCGCGAGAACTCTAATGGCAACGCCCCTGTGGAGCTTCCCTGTAAAGCTGGTGAAGACGCCGTCCTTGAGGCCGAGGGTAGTCTTCTTCAAATCCTCGTAGCGGAGTTCGATGTACTTGGCCTTCAGGTTCTCCTCAGCCCACTTAAGGGCCCTTTCGAGTGCCTCCATGGTCACCACCGTAGATGTTTGTCCAGTTATGGTATCGAAAACTCCGTATAAAAGTCTTTTGAGCATTTCGATGGAGGTCGAAAGAGAATACAGGTTATTACCCGGTTATAGAACAGAAGCCAAACAACATCGGTTGTAGACATTTGTTCCTAACGAAAGTGTTATATATGATGAGTGAAAACAACTTAATGCAAGAACCCGTTGGGGGGTCGATGCGGAGGCGTGCATTGCTGGCCGTGTTTGTGGCCCTGCTGCTGGTTGGGGCGTACGGAGCGTACGTGGTCAGCTACCCCAAGTACCCTGAAGTTAAAGGGTGCGTCAACCCCTTCGCCATCACAAAGCCCGTTAGCAGGGTTCAGGAGAACTGGTCCAAAGCGCACATGTTCTTCAAGCTCGCAACTACACGGGACTTCTGGAAGCTCGCAAAGCCCTGGGACGTTGACTACTCCCACGTCAAGATTGCCAAGCACACCATCGAGTACAACGGGGAGAGGATAACCATGCTCGCCATGGGAATTCCACTGAAGGACAAGAAGCACGTAATAGCAATTTACGAGTTCTCAAAGCCGGTGCAGGGAGTGAAAGTTACCTCAAAAGAATTCCTAGTACACAATGAGACAATATTTGTGAGGGCCATTGGTGTAAATGGAGATATTAAACCCCTGTCAGACTGCACCCATGAATGCTCCAGTGATGCTGACTGTGGTTTTATGTGCATGCAATACTGTTGCAGGAGGAGCTATAATATACCATGCATGATTTCATGTTGTGGGGCCTGTGGATTTGCAGGAGATCCAGCACGTGTGTTTGTCTGCGTCCTTACTATCTGCCCATGGTGTTATGAGGGTTGCAACGAATGTGTGGAATATGGCTCTTGGTGTATGGATCTTGCACCTTGAGGGGGGACCCCCATGAACGACTGGTCCGGCGTGGCACTGCTCTTTATATTTTCATTTTTGGGGTACATAGTGAGTGCCAAAATCTTTAAAGACAAAACAAAGGCCAGTACTATTGCCCTTGCAACATACATTCTTGTTGCGTTGATACTGTGGAAGTTTGGCTGGAATGTTAAAATTGTTCCCATTGTGGTGGCAGGTATCGCTGTGTTGAGTTTGAATCTCCTTGGCCTAAAACTATGAAATATTTGATGATCGTAAGGAACGGCTAAGTGCGACAGTAAATGTAGGTCTGCCAAAAACAATACTAGTTCACAATTAGTAGTAGGTAACATTTTTATTCCACCTCACAAACCCACAACCATGAAGGCCGAAATCAAGAACCTCATAGACCGCGGGACTTACAGGAAGCTCCCGCTCTTTGAAGGAGAACTGCCCGAGGGAAGCTACGCCCAGATAGTTGAAGTCAAGCCGGGGCAGACCGTCGGAAAGCACTACCACCTCCACCAGTACGAGCTGTTTTACATCATGAGCGGTGAGGCCAAGCTGGGGATAGGTGAAACGGAATACACTGCAAAGCCAGGGGACATCTTTCTCGTCAAGCCGAGAACCGTCCACTGGGTTATCAATGAGAGCAACGAACCCTTCAGGCTCTTCGTGGTGAAGCTGAACTACAGGGGCGACGACTCGGTGTGGCTGGAGGAGTAACGATGGCCGAGAAGGTCATCGGAATCCTCGGGGGCATGGGGCCGCTGGCAACGGCCGAGCTCTTCAGGAGAATAGTCGAGAAGACCCCTGCAAAGCGCGACCAGGAGCACCCGAGGATAATCATCTACAACAACCCGAAGATACCTGACAGGACGGCATTCATACTGGGGAAGGGGGAGGACCCGAGGCCCGAGCTCATAGACAGTGCGCGAAAGCTCGAAAGCTGGGGCGCGGACTTCATCATAATGCCCTGCAACACCGCCCATTTCTTCGCCGAGACGATTCAGAGGGCGATAAGAATCCCGCTCGTGAGCATGGTGGAGGAGACCGCCGAGAGGATAGCCAGAATGGGTCTCAGGAAGGTCGGTCTCCTCGCGACGGACGGCACGATAAAGGGACTAGTTTACCACAGGGCACTTCTCAGGAGGGGCATTCAGGTGGCGGTTCCTAACAGGAAGGACCAGGGGCTCGTTATGAAGGCGATATACGATGGCGTCAAGGCCGGGAACGTTGAGCTGGGGAGGAAGCTCCTCCTGGACG
This Thermococcus cleftensis DNA region includes the following protein-coding sequences:
- the trm10 gene encoding tRNA (guanine(9)-/adenine(9)-N1)-methyltransferase; this encodes MKTLADVLREALKEKGIESIGVLSKRFRKSRNKLQDIAVEIINGKGAIFRVPEKTAVAWDLNGNRVEGSHYAYAPLCMVDKFEMVLSPDELRSKLPEWPYFVIDLYHWDRHTQKEKGKICLQVSQSYGLLRDYFTGRELAVTWANDEFKSMFHGPLDRITTYDGPTSEFLRENGIDEVVLLDPWAEEVLSEKDFGVKAFIIGGIVDTGGNKKKTTPKIGEELERAGVKVRRRKIVLRGDVVGVPDRINRILGIILKMMVEGKSMDEAVYELQEPLHARWRLRKELPKRATRYMVDGRVYRVVEKELFDEYSKWLKIRWEDFVKVLRELDLIALERKRIHHLNKISNARIINGRLYRVILLKKAAMLCYNC
- the trm5b gene encoding tRNA (guanine(37)-N1)-methyltransferase Trm5b; protein product: MLAVRVPKCEAEKTRRKLVELGVLAKGYAVKREGEFILFPVTEPVEGFELVEAEFKKLERRPHSYREVVEVPEGIKPLLPSSFDIIGDIAIIELPEELMEYGRAIGEAILKVHRHIKAVFAKGSKVEGEYRVRELIHLAGENRTETLHRENGIRLRLDVAKVYFSPRLATERMRVFETAQPGEVVFDMFAGVGPYAVLLAKKAKLVFAVDLNPWAIKYLEENVRLNKARNVVPILGDVRKVAGKVTADRVIMNLPKFADRFLREAMLSVKDGGVIHYYGFGPEEDLYSEHEAKIKAVARELGFKVEFLDERRVRPYAPRQFNIAIDFRVLK
- a CDS encoding ATP-binding protein, producing the protein MIERETWEEVIADYLELRVKYVPRQIEVKLPKTRALAIVGPRRAGKTYFLFQLWDELDGERRRSLYINFEDPRLVGATSNDLMEMLRVYYSLTSVPEGEKLIFLLDEVQAVDGWERFVRYLLDRGHRVILTGSSSKLLSKEIATVLRGRAITLHLYPFSLRELTGLNFGGKLPTLEVRGKTLGVLRECLEWGTYPEVVLQPELRREILREILDVTIYRDVVERWRVDNLKALRFLFKLLARSSHTSVTKLHSTMKSLGLAVGKPTLANYIEYLNDALVLFPLRAYVKSEKKRELLGFKPYFVDNGLLGVLGVKDRGRLLENLVFTELLKGGLEPDEDLFFYVTKSGHEVDFVIPDEELIQVTWKLSPDNETRELSPIIEASSETGIERLTVVTWERGRRIKIGGKTVRVVALEEWVKEREK
- a CDS encoding TldD/PmbA family protein; this translates as MENLIRYAEKFFDEVEIALYRSRDVSANVELNEISMASTRSGAVTIIRGIKDKRLGLAIVDSDEESRVKEAIEQAAKMAKLNSPDERWVSLPEPGKYREGPKPNYELKEASPDKLVEMLGKAIKLAREKDEHVVVAGGEGGVSWEERHIINSHGIDVFQEGGAAFFFVELVGRKGDVVTPGIFDFDARRDLNLDVEGVVERAVRKVGWAYSVKASRNEEVPVILGPWAIAGLFSYALLPAFSGERLVKETTPLAGKVGERIASDVITLYDDPFHELAIEQTIADGEGVPTRKNVLIEEGTFRGFVWDNYWAKVYGTESTGNGKRDLRSGGINIGFHNVVIERGRRSLEDMIAEIERGYFVDGFQGAHSSNPDNGNFAVTANPAFLIEDGEVVGSSVFLIAGNVYELLKQASEVSKEQTVMPFMNTMITPFIKFENVKIAGK
- a CDS encoding TldD/PmbA family protein gives rise to the protein MEALERALKWAEENLKAKYIELRYEDLKKTTLGLKDGVFTSFTGKLHRGVAIRVLADGAWGFASTSELDNLEKKIEEAYKLAKAAAQTKREKIQLAEIEPAQDFVKSKMKVKPREVDIEEKVAHLRELEKLLKEDSAVKSVQVRYEDGGGRKILLTNEGTRIEWDYNYLYQGTYVTGKADGKLAMARDSIGAVDYGWELMTEIEPNEKVTERLLRKMHSQLKGVAPKRGEWPIVAGPIVVGIIAHEALGHLAEADLTINSPFKDLIGKQIAPEYVTMSERYVEGGFGNDRYDDEGVPVRDIHIIENGILKEIMLNREYAHKWGMEPNGHARAESYRYPPIIRMRNTVFEPGDYSFEELIEDIKFGYYVVDFRGGQAQLNSAFQVGIQEGYVIRNGEIAEPIRDTSITGVAIEALKKISAVGRDFGLEVGFCGKGQTAFVSSGGPHMRFDGGILLG
- a CDS encoding cupin domain-containing protein, translated to MKAEIKNLIDRGTYRKLPLFEGELPEGSYAQIVEVKPGQTVGKHYHLHQYELFYIMSGEAKLGIGETEYTAKPGDIFLVKPRTVHWVINESNEPFRLFVVKLNYRGDDSVWLEE
- a CDS encoding cysteate racemase, with protein sequence MAEKVIGILGGMGPLATAELFRRIVEKTPAKRDQEHPRIIIYNNPKIPDRTAFILGKGEDPRPELIDSARKLESWGADFIIMPCNTAHFFAETIQRAIRIPLVSMVEETAERIARMGLRKVGLLATDGTIKGLVYHRALLRRGIQVAVPNRKDQGLVMKAIYDGVKAGNVELGRKLLLDVARRLERRVDGIIAGCTEVSVALKPEDLKVPLIDPLDVIAERVVKLALGLEELRAR